AGTTCAACATTATGAGTAAATTCGCGCTAGGACCTGCATTGAAATCTGCCTATAACCTAATCGGCGGAATCGGTGGTAAGATAATTGTTGTCTCTTCTACTTTGCCTAACATAGGAATTGGTAAGTTGCAAAAGAGGAATGAGAATGGTGTTGTCAACACATCCAAAGAATCGTCTCAATTGCTCACATGTCAAGACTCTTTCTACAAATCATTTACCATTGACTGCAGTAAATCTCAAATTACAGTCGATATGTTCTTGGCTTCGGAAGATTATATGGATATCGCAACTCTATCAAACTTGGGTCGCTACACTGGTGGTCAAACTCACTTCTACCCAGGCTTTTCTGCAGCTAAATTAACTGATGTCACcaaattcaccaaagaATTCTCAAAACATTTGTGTATGGATATTTCCATGGAGACTGTGATGAGAGCTCGAGGCACATCAGGCCTAAGAATGAACTCGTTTTATGGACACTTTTTCAACAGATCTTCTGACTTGTGTGCGTTTTCTACAATGCCAAGAGATCAATCTTATGTTTTCGAAGTAGCAATGGACGAAACTATCGTTGGCGATTACTGTTGCTTCCAAATTGCTGTTCTACTATCATTGAACACCGGTCAACGTAGAATCAGAGTTATCACGGTCTGTTTGCCAACTACTGAATCTTTGGCTGAGGTTTACGCTTCTGCCGACCAATTGGCAATGACGTCCTATTTCACCCAAAAGGCAGTTGAAAAAGCTGTCAGCTCAAGTCTGGAGGACGCTAGAGAACTGCTTAACAGGGCGGTTCAAGACATTCTAGCTGTCtacaagaaggaaattgTCGTCTCGAATACTGCTGGTGGTGCACCACTAAGGTTGTGTGCCAACCTCAGGATGTTCCCATTATTAATGCATTCCTTGACGAAACATATGGCATTCAGACCAGGCATTGTTCCAAGTGACCATAGAGCAGCAGCATTGAATAATCTAGAGTCCATTCCTTTACCATACTTGATCAAGACAATTTATCCAAAGGTCTATTCCCTGCATGATATGCCCGATGAAGTTGGTTTTCCCGATGAAAATGGACATATCGTTCTGCCAGAACCAATAAACGCCTCTGCATCTTTATTCGAAAGATACGGTTTATATTTGATTGACAACACAACGGAACTCTTCCTGTGGATTGGTGGTGATGCGGTCAGTGAGTTAGTCACCGACGTCTTTGGTGCCCCTGACATTTTCGAGGTGCCAATTGGGAAACAGGAACTACCGGTTATTGAGGGCTCAGAGTTCAACAACAGAATAAAAAGTATTATATCCAAGATCAGAGAGCATGATGACGTTATCACGTACCAATCTCTATACATCGTAAGAGGTGCTTCTCTGAGCGAACCTGTCAACCATGCTTCTGCCAGGGAAGTGGCTACATTGAGATTATGGGCCACAAGCTCTTTGGTTGAAGATAAAGTGCTTAACAGCGAGAGTTACCGTGAGTTCCTACAAAACacaaagatgaagatcaCCAAATAACTTTGGCACTACTTAACTCGGCTATTGTCAAGCATATTCTGTACATGACAAGGTGCTACATCAAATGTCACTTGTATTTTAAATCGACTTAAATATATATGTCATATATATCAACTATTCGACTATTAGACTATTGAACgttttattttttttcaaatttcagctTAGGACTTCAAAGCgatcttgaatattttgatCAGCGATGAGCTCGACAAAGTACTAACTAGTATCACCGCTTTCAAGTTACCGAATTTCGATGGCAGAATATCAAATGTATGTTTCACAATGAACTGCAAAGATTAAGAGAAACGTTGAATTTAAGGGCCTTGTACTGACTATTAACTACAGAGTTTCACGAAAGGTATATTTTCGCACAATCGTCAACAGACGAGGTGAATCACACTACAACGACATATGAATCACCTGTCGACTTAGAACTAGTCGAGGTTGATGTTCAGACAGATGGGCCAAAAGAAGACGCAGAGGCAGACGAAAAT
The window above is part of the Torulaspora delbrueckii CBS 1146 chromosome 3, complete genome genome. Proteins encoded here:
- the SEC24 gene encoding COPII subunit SEC24 (similar to Saccharomyces cerevisiae SEC24 (YIL109C) and SFB2 (YNL049C); ancestral locus Anc_2.262) encodes the protein MSHHRKRVYPQAQVQYAQDGFGQQPMMAADAGYPPTGSPAMYPQQPQGAPQAPLQQQFFTPVQQQLHQQIDQATSAMDNMQLHNVPAVDPNTFYQQQQTTAAPQGYPQMQYQQQAAGIPSRGSKPMNQLYPIDLLTELPPPVNDLTLPPPPMMVPPEKVLVPSEEANAPTDYIRCTLNAVPKSNSLLKKSKLPLALVIRPYQHLQDDINPPPLNEDGLVVRCRRCRSYMNPFVNFTDQGRRWRCNFCRLANDVPMQFDQTMSGVPANRYDRNEVKYGVMEYLAPKEYTMRQPPPSTYAFILDVSQNAIKSGLLATATRSLLEVLDSLPNHDSRTRVSIICVDNAIHYFSIPLDEDSDQVKMMDVCDLDEPFLPLPTSMVVNLNSSRKNIEKLLNQIPEIFQFNIMSKFALGPALKSAYNLIGGIGGKIIVVSSTLPNIGIGKLQKRNENGVVNTSKESSQLLTCQDSFYKSFTIDCSKSQITVDMFLASEDYMDIATLSNLGRYTGGQTHFYPGFSAAKLTDVTKFTKEFSKHLCMDISMETVMRARGTSGLRMNSFYGHFFNRSSDLCAFSTMPRDQSYVFEVAMDETIVGDYCCFQIAVLLSLNTGQRRIRVITVCLPTTESLAEVYASADQLAMTSYFTQKAVEKAVSSSLEDARELLNRAVQDILAVYKKEIVVSNTAGGAPLRLCANLRMFPLLMHSLTKHMAFRPGIVPSDHRAAALNNLESIPLPYLIKTIYPKVYSLHDMPDEVGFPDENGHIVLPEPINASASLFERYGLYLIDNTTELFLWIGGDAVSELVTDVFGAPDIFEVPIGKQELPVIEGSEFNNRIKSIISKIREHDDVITYQSLYIVRGASLSEPVNHASAREVATLRLWATSSLVEDKVLNSESYREFLQNTKMKITK